A section of the Carya illinoinensis cultivar Pawnee chromosome 12, C.illinoinensisPawnee_v1, whole genome shotgun sequence genome encodes:
- the LOC122289022 gene encoding uncharacterized protein LOC122289022: protein MQGNSVLSPSPSFNSYSSGKLHGIATRVVEEPRHVHDSDADHIFACAPENPHLQFQETSKTGPLQQQKQQQEGRDNNDGEGEDDFEFAFVCREPYSSPISADEIFYNGRIRPVHPISIFDQSLVVNYSLTKRTDSSKKSRLRRPPLRKLMTEEREREAASCSTSEADELDGVPTGTYCVWTPKKGQAKAEAAPSSHDGCKKSNSSGSSKRWKLRDYLHRSNSDGNETFVVLTPSKKTITDDSPAPENGNKGKVRDADYARNRAVKEAGDKRRSSFLVGFFANVDGLSWRLQFAATER, encoded by the coding sequence ATGCAGGGGAATTCAGTGCTGTCGCCCTCTCCATCCTTCAACAGCTACTCTTCTGGCAAACTCCATGGGATCGCCACCAGAGTCGTTGAGGAACCTCGCCATGTACACGACTCAGATGCTGATCATATCTTTGCCTGCGCTCCAGAAAATCCGCATCTCCAATTCCAAGAAACCTCAAAAACCGGACCTCTGCAGCAGCAAAAACAACAACAAGAAGGCAGAGACAATAACGATGGCGAGGGCGAGGATGATTTTGAGTTCGCTTTTGTTTGCAGAGAACCGTACTCGTCCCCAATCTCCGCCGACGAGATCTTCTACAATGGCCGGATTAGACCCGTTCACCCCATTTCCATATTCGACCAAAGCCTAGTCGTAAACTATTCCCTTACAAAGAGAACCGATTCTTCAAAAAAGTCGAGACTTCGTCGTCCTCCTCTGAGAAAGCTTATGACCGAGGAAAGAGAACGGGAAGCAGCGTCTTGCTCTACCTCAGAAGCTGACGAGCTGGATGGGGTACCAACCGGAACCTACTGCGTGTGGACCCCAAAAAAAGGGCAAGCTAAAGCCGAGGCAGCGCCTTCTTCGCACGATGGCTGCAAGAAGAGCAATTCGAGCGGCTCTTCCAAGAGATGGAAGCTCCGGGACTATCTTCATCGGAGTAACAGCGACGGGAATGAGACGTTCGTCGTATTGACGCCTAGCAAGAAGACGATCACCGATGATTCGCCGGCGCCGGAGAATGGGAACAAGGGTAAGGTGCGGGATGCCGATTATGCGAGGAACAGGGCGGTGAAGGAAGCTGGGGATAAGAGGAGATCGTCATTCTTGGTTGGGTTCTTCGCTAATGTCGATGGTCTGAGTTGGAGGTTGCAGTTTGCAGCCACTGAACGATGA